In a single window of the Littorina saxatilis isolate snail1 linkage group LG3, US_GU_Lsax_2.0, whole genome shotgun sequence genome:
- the LOC138961915 gene encoding organic cation transporter protein-like, translating into MHLDDALKVIGEFGRYQKTRLLLLCGFAVVSAWHALNMVFVGAEPRFHCSTHDVNTTRFNFSQSQLQEMLIPAPADTQCYRLNPDEALPELVGNASDVNVTGIGRESCPAGYVFYTDQYDSTITSDFELVCDRKFWRSTSRSVFFAGRLVGAVIFGQLSDRFGRRPLFFVGVAMLVVAGGVASAAPSMLVFLPMYFLQGAAHTGAFLVSFTLSTELVGPKYRVIAGFVIQSFYSVGFMSLAGIAYFIRDWRYLEIAITAPAVLFVVYWWFLSESIRWLLSHNEEERARQVLTEAARINGREVPPELLKELQSDPAMKATRQYTVLDCVRTPAMAKLSLNVWFNWLVNALVYYGLSLNTENLAGSPYLNFCLAGAVEIPAYLLCIVLLNRVGRRLPLIVTMYLGGLACILSGVIPKHTEALQTATIVLAMVGKFGITASYGIIYLAAAEVFPTVVRNIGMGVSSMSARIGGILAPIILESASVLPVLPMLLFGSLSVLAATLAFLLPETAGRPLPQLLENVDIGRGCASSFCCGKSDKAEITVDNDIPLKDGKGKNGNSV; encoded by the exons ATGCATCTTGACGACGCCCTGAAGGTGATCGGGGAGTTCGGGCGGTACCAGAAGACACGACTGTTGTTGCTGTGTGGCTTTGCCGTCGTGTCCGCCTGGCACGCGCTCAACATGGTCTTCGTCGGCGCCGAGCCTCGCTTCCACTGCAGCACGCATGACGTCAACACCACGCGCTTCAACTTCAGCCAATCGCAGCTGCAGGAGATGCTGATCCCAGCGCCGGCGGACACGCAGTGCTACCGGTTGAATCCGGATGAGGCGTTGCCGGAATTGGTGGGGAACGCTAGCGATGTGAACGTGACGGGGATAGGCCGGGAGAGCTGTCCTGCGGGCTACGTCTTCTACACTGACCAGTATGACTCCACCATCACGTCAGAC tTTGAACTGGTGTGTGATCGCAAGTTCTGGCGCAGCACGTCGCGGTCAGTGTTCTTCGCGGGCAGGCTTGTGGGCGCCGTCATCTTCGGTCAGCTGTCCGACAG GTTCGGGCGCCGCCCCCTGTTCTTTGTGGGCGTGGCGATGCTGGTGGTGGCGGGGGGCGTGGCTAGCGCTGCTCCCAGCATGCTGGTGTTCCTGCCCATGTACTTCCTGCAGGGCGCCGCGCACACCGGGGCCTTCCTCGTGTCCTTCACGCTCT CCACAGAGCTGGTAGGACCCAAGTACCGGGTGATCGCGGGCTTCGTCATCCAGAGTTTCTACAGTGTGGGCTTCATGTCTCTGGCCGGCATCGCCTACTTCATCCGGGACTGGCGCTATCTGGAGATCGCCATCACTGCTCCTGCCGTGCTCTTCGTCGTCTACTGGTG gttcctgtcGGAGTCTATCAGGTGGCTGTTGTCGCACAACGAGGAGGAGCGCGCTCGACAGGTGCTGACGGAGGCGGCTCGGATCAACGGTCGCGAGGTGCCCCCCGAGTTGCTGAAGGAGCTTCAGAGCGACCCCGCCATGAAGGCCACGCGCCAGTACACCGTGCTGGACTGTGTGAGGACCCCTGCCATGGCCAAGCTCTCCCTCAACGTCTGGTTCAACTG GCTGGTGAACGCCCTGGTGTACTACGGCCTGTCTCTCAACACGGAGAACCTTGCGGGGTCGCCCTACCTCAACTTCTGCCTGGCGGGGGCTGTGGAGATCCCGGCCTACCTGCTGTGCATCGTGCTGCTGAACAGGGTGGGGCGCCGTCTGCCACTCATCGTCACCATGTACCTGGGGGGCCTGGCCTGCATCCTCAGTGGCGTCATACCCAAACACACGGAAG CGCTGCAGACGGCGACCATAGTGTTGGCCATGGTGGGAAAGTTCGGCATCACGGCCTCCTACGGCATCATCTACCTGGCCGCCGCTGAGGTCTTCCCCACTGTAGTCAG GAACATCGGGATGGGGGTGTCCTCCATGTCGGCGCGTATCGGGGGGATCCTGGCGCCCATCATCCTGGAGTCGGCCTCCGTGCTGCCCGTGCTCCCCATGCTGCTGTTCGGATCGCTGTCCGTGCTCGCCGCCACCCTGGCCTTCCTCCTGCCAGAGACGGCCGGCAGACCCCTGCCACAGCTCTTGGAGAACGTCGACATCGGCAGAGGATG CGCCTCGTCGTTCTGTTGTGGCAAGTCGGACAAGGCGGAGATCACGGTGGACAACGATATCCCCCTGAAGGACGGGAAGGGCAAGAACGGCAACTCTGTGTGA
- the LOC138961916 gene encoding organic cation transporter protein-like, translating into MKFDEIATQLGEFGRYQKRVFFLLSPAAMTCGIQIMISVFNMGVPNHRCALPGYAEDTWSLHSPEHAQRVNTSIPLDPDMEEKGGYSRCNVFYQDNVTMETDTTQCSRFVYDPTTYSSSAVTKWDLVCSRKLYRSHSRMILMAGLLVGAFTTGIIADIIGRKLALMGMVALQAASSIAVAWAPSFVIYVVLRFLTGFTISGLFLVIFVLGMELVGPKKRMFVGIVVEMFWSAGVMLLGGIAYVVRDWDKLQMIMSFPILLLLSYWWLIPESPRWLLARGRDAEAEEIIRHAARVNKVMLPEKVFDNKTFDEVSQNEKVWHIFTSRVLFIRTVILCLNWLVCSMVFYGLSLNSGNLGGSVYVNFQLMAVVELIAYTGCVLLLNRLGRKVTHIGCMMLGGGACLSTIFAVLYTAGEVKTWLTIALALIGKLGAAAAFAIIYVYSAELFPTIVRNSLMGVTCLFARLGGMISPYIADLEDIVGGQFGRALPLLVFGTTTIGVGLLCVFLPETLHRHLPESLEDAKKFGRKVEGRRRAGTQDVEFDVETLHPHTGEGPEREPLTTDSHDKPASNNVIYTPSATNGVNGRLPMVSSKV; encoded by the exons GTGTGCGTTGCCAGGCTACGCGGAAGACACGTGGTCGTTGCACAGCCCCGAGCATGCGCAGAGAGTCAACACCTCCATCCCACTAGACCCGGACATGGAGGAGAAGGGGGGCTACTCCAGATGCAACGTCTTTTACCAGGACAACGTTACCATGGAAACAGACACGACGCAGTGTTCCAGATTTGTCTACGACCCCACCACCTACAGTTCGTCTGCCGTTACCAAG TGGGACTTGGTGTGTTCACGCAAGTTGTATCGCTCTCACTCTCGGATGATCCTGATGGCGGGTCTGCTGGTCGGCGCTTTCACCACAGGCATCATCGCTGACAT TATCGGACGCAAGCTGGCCCTGATGGGGATGGTGGCGCTGCAGGCGGCGTCCAGTATCGCCGTGGCGTGGGCGCCATCCTTCGTCATCTACGTGGTGCTGCGCTTCCTGACGGGATTCACCATCTCAGGCCTCTTCCTCGTCATCTTCGTGCTGG GCATGGAACTGGTGGGTCCCAAGAAACGGATGTTTGTGGGCATCGTTGTGGAGATGTTCTGGTCGGCGGGGGTGATGCTGCTCGGCGGAATAGCCTACGTGGTGCGAGACTGGGACAAGCTACAGATGATCATGTCCTTCCCCATCCTACTGCTCCTGTCCTACTGGTG GTTGATCCCCGAGTCCCCCCGTTGGCTGTTGGCACGTGGCCGTGACGCAGAGGCGGAGGAAATCATACGTCACGCTGCGCGCGTCAACAAGGTGATGTTACCGGAGAAAGTGTTTGACAACAAGACGTTCGATGAGGTCAGCCAGAATGAGAAAGTGTGGCACATCTTTACGTCACGCGTCCTCTTCATCCGCACCGTCATCCTCTGTCTCAACTG GTTGGTGTGCTCCATGGTGTTCTACGGCCTGAGCCTGAACTCGGGCAACCTGGGCGGCAGCGTGTACGTCAACTTCCAGCTGATGGCGGTGGTAGAGCTGATCGCCTACACTGGCTGCGTGCTGCTGCTCAACAGGCTGGGGCGCAAGGTCACGCACATCGGCTGCATGATGCTAGGGGGAGGGGCCTGTCTCAGCACCATCTTTGCCGTCCTCTATACTGCTGGTG aggtCAAGACGTGGCTGACCATCGCTCTGGCCCTGATCGGCAAGCTGGGAGCGGCCGCTGCCTTCGCCATCATTTACGTGTACTCCGCGGAGCTGTTCCCAACCATCGTGCGCAACTCTCTGATGGGCGTCACGTGTCTCTTCGCCAGGCTGGGCGGCATGATCTCCCCTTACATCGCAGACCTG GAGGACATAGTGGGCGGTCAGTTTGGGCGCGCCCTGCCCCTGCTGGTGTTTGGGACAACCACGATAGGCGTCGGCCTGCTGTGCGTCTTTCTACCGGAAACTCTACACAGACACCTGCCCGAGTCACTGGAAGATGCAAAGAAGTTCGGCAG GAAAGTGGAGGGCAGGCGGCGGGCGGGGACACAGGACGTCGAGTTTGACGTGGAGACCCTCCACCCCCACACGGGAGAAGGTCCGGAGAGAGAACCGCTGACCACAGACAGCCACGACAAGCCGGCATCCAACAACGTCATCTACACACCTTCCGCCACCAACGGAGTCAATGGGAGACTACCCATGGTGTCTTCTAAAGTTTAA